A genomic region of Streptococcus suis contains the following coding sequences:
- a CDS encoding Rib/alpha-like domain-containing protein — protein MKKKSSMNWYHQKQRFSLRKYHFGAASVLLGTALVFGGAQVSAEEVTTTGTAENTMLIANETENGEEGAPASEPSASSTTSTEENTSVAPAESGTTAVAEQPAAENSSATGEVIYLLSKDGLESAIASAKSQDLSTKTSESVAVLLAAIEHAETVLATATSQAELDQAQADLVAAEAQLAEQVVEAEVENTTTQPETQPMTTTRAAVVSETVQPLAALSSPTATAVHVATFNTIRKTPGIVQQKITLTTKINGRVNIGDTLEYIFTNVQVPPTTFGATVKDSSGRTIGTVKHTNIVPVGYTRQQGAVDESLGDTYVKEKYVLTFTEALDNTELNWDFTLSSGAFYNKDSHIMSQTIAVDGVEIARNDETIPAMSLPTSMESRGALTGRIYSRPDGNLITSLWFDHYVPSGKGEDGEVSFRIDSGNLSIDTRFIKVGDVVDLINIPLTDVASAQYNSRGYIFYPKVEGAKATITKVTDKELSYTVTGIDPKLATVYRLNKSVQGIVNDTSTVVNNAMPISYNVTGANTDGETIYDKTYTNVRNIDYTGGTLKSDTVLAKRGSVYATYKTEDGVELKPQVTVMDNQVVGDRYTATAEEFVGYKLVATPANATGRVTESPITVNFVYAVHNSTVTVNYVDAETGAELLPVKTTTVQVGQPYSTQAETITHYDLVETPANATGTVSEGGITITYRYKQQQASNPVINPVDTDDTTVTGTGTPGATVTVTFPGGSTTTVPVKTDGTWKVSAPDDLAKDDKITAIQTETGKKPSEPATVIVTEAPVKDTSSTPTINPVDTDDTTVTGTGTPGAAVTVTFPDGSQTTTPVKPDGTWSVPVAPGSLKEGDQVTATQTESGKNPSAPTNTNVTAAPTPQADDFTPKGQDVPAKVGDTPKAEDGISNKGDLPSGTTYEWKDKPDTTTPGDKPATVVVTYPDGSKDEVPVTVKVTEPAKEDSVPPTINPVNPGDTTIGGEGTPGGTVTVTLPDGNTVTVPVKPDGTWTAPITPAKPGDTYTGIQTEPGKNPSDPTSVTVPKTQADDFTPKGQDVPAKVGDTPKAEDGISNKGDLPSGTTYEWKDKPDTTTPGDKPATIVVTYPDGSKDEVPVTVKVTEPAKEDSVPPTINPVNPGDTTIGGEGTPGGTVTVTLPDGNTVTVPVNPDGTWTAPITPAKPGDTYTGTQTEPGKNPSDPTSVTVPKTQADDFTPKGQDVPAKVGDTPKAEDGISNKGDLPSGTTYEWKDKPDTTTPGDKPATVVVTYPDGSKDEVPVTVKVTEPAKEDSVPPTINPVNPGDTTIGGEGTPGGTVTVTLPDGNTVTVPVNPDGTWTAPITPAKPGDTYTGTQTEPGKNPSDPTSVTVPKTQADDFTPKGQDVPAKVGDTPKAEDGISNKGDLPSGTTYEWKDKPDTTTPGDKPATVVVTYPDGSKDEVPVTVKVTEPAKEDSVPPTINPVNPGDTTIGGEGTPGGTVTVTLPDGNTVTVPVNPDGTWTAPITPAKPGDTYTGTQTEPGKNPSDPTSVTVPKTQADDFTPKGQDVPAKVGDTPKAEDGISNKGDLPSGTTYEWKDKPDTTTPGDKPATVVVTYPDGSKDEVPVTVKVTEPTPQADDFTPKGQDVPAKVGDTPKAEDGISNKGDLPSGTTYEWKDKPDTTTPGDKPATVVVTYPDGSKDEVPVTVKVTAPTPQADDFTPKGQDVPAKVGDTPKAEDGISNKGDLPSGTTYKWKDEPDTTTPGDKPATVVVTYPDGSKDEVPVTVKVTDPNKDTDGDGVTDEDEKKDGTDPKNPDTDGDGVKDGDEKKDGTDPKNPDTDGDGVNDGDEKKDGTDPKNPDTDGDGVKDGDEKKDGTDPKNPDTDGDGVNDGDEKKDGTDPLNPDTDGDGVKDGDEKTDGTDPKNPDTDGDGVKDGDEKTDGTDPKNPDTDGDGVNDGDEKKDGTDPKNPDTDGGGVNDGDEKKNGTNPLDPSDDKKTPEDPKKDTDGDGVTDEDEKKDGTDPKNPDTDGDGVNDGDEKKDGTDPKNPDTDGDGVKDGDEKKDGTDPKNPDTDGDGVKDGDEKKDGTDPKNPDTDSDGVKDGDEKKDGTDPKNPDTDGDGVKDGDEKKDGTDPKNPDTDGDGVKDGDEKKDGTDPKNPDTDGDGVKDGDEKKDGTDPKNPDTDGDGVNDGDEKKDGTDPKNPDTDGGGVNDGDEKKNGTNPLDPSDDKKTPEDPKKDTDGGAKDSGTNSNSSVKTPTSGATKLGQPSSVGTNKQLPNTGDASNQEIAFVVAALLGGTALAMRKRKEEE, from the coding sequence ATGAAGAAAAAGTCATCAATGAATTGGTATCACCAAAAGCAACGTTTCTCATTACGTAAGTACCACTTTGGCGCAGCTAGTGTGCTTTTGGGGACTGCTTTGGTATTTGGTGGAGCGCAAGTTTCAGCAGAAGAGGTAACTACTACAGGGACGGCTGAAAACACAATGCTTATTGCCAATGAGACCGAAAATGGAGAAGAAGGTGCACCAGCGAGTGAACCAAGTGCGTCAAGTACAACAAGTACGGAGGAAAATACTTCAGTAGCTCCAGCAGAGTCAGGAACTACTGCTGTGGCGGAACAGCCAGCAGCAGAAAACTCTTCTGCGACAGGCGAAGTGATCTATTTGCTTTCAAAGGATGGTCTAGAGAGCGCCATTGCATCGGCAAAATCACAAGACCTGAGCACCAAGACCAGCGAATCAGTAGCGGTTCTTTTGGCAGCGATTGAGCATGCGGAAACAGTCTTGGCGACTGCGACAAGCCAAGCTGAATTGGATCAGGCGCAAGCTGACCTTGTGGCAGCTGAAGCGCAATTGGCTGAACAAGTGGTCGAAGCAGAGGTAGAAAATACAACAACTCAGCCGGAAACTCAACCGATGACAACGACTAGAGCGGCGGTGGTTTCTGAAACAGTGCAACCTCTAGCTGCCTTGTCATCTCCGACGGCGACAGCTGTTCATGTCGCGACGTTTAACACTATTAGAAAGACACCAGGTATTGTCCAGCAAAAAATTACCCTGACGACCAAAATAAACGGTCGCGTAAATATCGGAGATACTCTGGAATATATATTTACGAATGTACAAGTTCCGCCTACTACATTTGGAGCAACCGTAAAAGACAGTAGTGGCAGGACAATTGGAACGGTTAAGCACACTAATATTGTCCCTGTTGGCTATACTAGACAACAGGGAGCAGTGGATGAAAGTCTTGGTGATACCTATGTAAAAGAGAAGTACGTCCTAACCTTTACTGAAGCTCTTGATAATACAGAGTTAAACTGGGACTTCACACTCTCTTCGGGTGCTTTTTATAATAAAGATTCTCATATCATGAGTCAGACAATAGCGGTAGATGGAGTAGAAATTGCTCGCAATGATGAAACAATTCCAGCTATGTCCCTCCCTACTTCAATGGAATCAAGAGGAGCGTTGACGGGACGGATTTATTCACGGCCTGACGGGAATCTAATCACCTCTTTGTGGTTCGACCATTATGTACCTTCAGGAAAAGGAGAAGATGGCGAAGTATCTTTCCGCATAGATAGTGGCAACCTATCTATAGATACCAGATTTATTAAAGTAGGTGATGTAGTCGATCTTATCAATATTCCGCTGACTGATGTTGCTTCAGCTCAATACAATAGTCGCGGTTATATATTTTACCCAAAAGTAGAAGGCGCTAAAGCAACAATTACTAAAGTTACCGATAAGGAACTATCCTACACTGTCACAGGGATTGATCCTAAACTTGCAACAGTCTATCGTCTAAATAAAAGTGTGCAAGGGATAGTCAACGATACCAGTACAGTTGTGAATAATGCGATGCCAATTAGCTATAATGTGACAGGTGCTAATACTGACGGAGAGACAATTTACGACAAAACGTATACAAATGTTCGCAACATTGACTATACAGGTGGAACCTTGAAGTCAGATACAGTTTTAGCTAAGCGTGGCTCCGTTTACGCAACCTATAAGACCGAGGATGGAGTGGAGCTCAAACCACAAGTCACAGTGATGGACAATCAAGTTGTCGGAGATCGTTACACTGCGACTGCAGAGGAGTTTGTAGGCTACAAGCTCGTTGCAACCCCTGCAAATGCGACTGGACGCGTCACAGAGTCTCCAATCACTGTAAACTTTGTCTACGCAGTGCACAACAGCACCGTGACAGTAAACTATGTTGATGCAGAGACAGGTGCGGAACTCCTACCAGTTAAGACAACCACCGTCCAAGTTGGTCAGCCTTACAGCACACAAGCTGAAACGATTACTCACTACGATTTGGTAGAAACACCAGCTAATGCCACAGGTACAGTCAGTGAGGGCGGCATTACCATTACCTATCGCTACAAGCAGCAACAAGCATCTAACCCAGTTATTAATCCTGTAGACACAGATGATACTACTGTGACAGGTACAGGAACTCCAGGGGCAACTGTAACCGTAACTTTCCCAGGTGGCTCAACCACTACTGTACCAGTCAAGACGGATGGAACATGGAAAGTTTCAGCACCAGATGATCTTGCTAAAGATGACAAGATTACAGCTATCCAAACAGAAACAGGTAAAAAGCCAAGTGAACCAGCAACTGTGATTGTAACGGAAGCGCCTGTCAAAGATACAAGTAGTACACCGACAATCAATCCAGTGGACACGGATGATACTACAGTGACAGGTACCGGTACCCCAGGAGCCGCTGTAACCGTAACCTTCCCAGATGGAAGTCAGACCACAACTCCAGTCAAACCAGATGGCACTTGGTCTGTTCCAGTAGCACCAGGTAGCTTGAAAGAGGGTGACCAGGTCACAGCCACACAAACGGAGTCAGGTAAGAACCCAAGTGCACCAACAAACACTAACGTCACTGCTGCACCGACACCACAAGCAGACGACTTCACACCGAAAGGTCAAGACGTGCCAGCTAAAGTAGGCGACACACCAAAAGCCGAAGACGGTATCTCTAACAAAGGCGACCTTCCATCAGGTACAACCTATGAGTGGAAAGATAAGCCAGATACGACAACGCCAGGTGACAAGCCAGCAACCGTAGTCGTGACTTACCCAGACGGCTCTAAGGATGAAGTCCCAGTAACGGTTAAAGTGACTGAGCCAGCCAAGGAAGATAGCGTTCCACCAACAATCAACCCAGTTAATCCAGGTGATACGACAATCGGAGGCGAAGGCACCCCAGGTGGTACCGTTACCGTAACCTTGCCAGATGGCAATACAGTAACTGTTCCAGTCAAACCAGATGGTACATGGACAGCCCCAATCACCCCAGCCAAACCAGGTGACACTTATACAGGCATTCAAACCGAACCAGGTAAGAATCCAAGTGATCCAACATCAGTAACTGTACCGAAGACTCAGGCAGACGACTTCACACCGAAAGGTCAAGACGTGCCAGCTAAAGTCGGCGACACACCGAAAGCTGAAGACGGTATCTCCAACAAAGGCGACCTTCCATCAGGTACAACCTACGAGTGGAAAGATAAGCCAGATACGACAACGCCAGGCGACAAACCAGCAACCATAGTCGTGACTTACCCAGACGGTTCTAAGGATGAAGTCCCAGTAACAGTTAAAGTGACTGAGCCAGCTAAGGAAGATAGCGTTCCACCGACAATCAATCCAGTCAACCCAGGTGATACGACAATCGGAGGCGAAGGCACCCCAGGTGGCACAGTAACCGTAACCTTGCCAGATGGTAATACCGTAACTGTTCCAGTCAATCCAGATGGTACATGGACAGCCCCAATCACCCCAGCCAAACCAGGTGATACTTATACTGGTACGCAAACCGAACCAGGTAAGAACCCAAGTGACCCAACTTCAGTAACTGTACCGAAGACTCAAGCAGACGACTTTACGCCGAAAGGTCAAGACGTGCCAGCTAAAGTCGGCGACACACCAAAAGCTGAAGACGGTATCTCTAACAAAGGTGACCTTCCATCAGGTACAACCTATGAGTGGAAAGATAAGCCAGACACAACAACGCCAGGCGACAAACCAGCCACAGTAGTCGTGACTTACCCAGACGGCTCTAAGGATGAAGTCCCAGTAACAGTTAAAGTGACTGAGCCAGCCAAGGAAGATAGCGTTCCACCAACAATTAACCCAGTTAATCCAGGCGATACGACAATCGGAGGCGAAGGCACCCCAGGTGGTACAGTAACCGTAACCTTGCCAGACGGCAATACAGTAACCGTCCCAGTCAATCCAGATGGTACATGGACAGCGCCAATCACACCAGCGAAGCCAGGTGACACATACACTGGTACGCAAACCGAACCAGGTAAGAACCCAAGTGACCCAACTTCAGTAACTGTACCGAAGACTCAAGCAGATGACTTTACGCCGAAAGGTCAAGACGTGCCAGCCAAAGTCGGCGACACACCAAAAGCAGAAGACGGTATCTCTAACAAAGGTGACCTTCCATCAGGTACAACCTATGAGTGGAAAGATAAGCCAGACACGACAACGCCAGGTGACAAACCAGCAACCGTAGTCGTGACTTACCCAGACGGCTCTAAGGACGAGGTTCCAGTAACGGTTAAAGTGACTGAGCCAGCCAAGGAAGATAGCGTTCCACCAACAATTAACCCAGTTAATCCAGGCGATACGACAATCGGAGGCGAAGGCACCCCAGGTGGTACAGTAACCGTAACCTTGCCAGACGGCAATACAGTAACCGTCCCAGTCAATCCAGATGGTACATGGACAGCACCAATCACGCCAGCCAAACCAGGTGATACTTATACTGGTACGCAAACCGAACCAGGTAAGAACCCAAGTGACCCAACTTCAGTAACTGTACCGAAGACTCAGGCAGACGACTTCACGCCGAAAGGTCAAGACGTGCCAGCTAAAGTCGGCGACACACCGAAAGCTGAAGACGGTATTTCCAACAAAGGCGACCTTCCATCAGGTACAACCTATGAGTGGAAAGATAAGCCAGACACTACAACTCCAGGTGACAAACCAGCAACTGTAGTCGTGACTTACCCAGACGGCTCTAAGGACGAGGTTCCAGTAACAGTTAAAGTGACTGAACCGACACCACAAGCAGACGATTTCACACCGAAAGGTCAAGACGTGCCAGCTAAAGTCGGCGACACACCGAAAGCTGAAGATGGCATCTCCAATAAAGGTGACCTCCCATCAGGTACAACCTATGAGTGGAAAGATAAGCCAGACACAACAACACCAGGTGACAAACCAGCAACTGTAGTCGTGACTTACCCAGACGGCTCTAAGGACGAGGTTCCAGTAACAGTTAAAGTGACTGCACCGACACCACAAGCAGACGACTTCACGCCGAAAGGTCAAGACGTACCAGCTAAAGTCGGCGACACACCAAAAGCTGAAGACGGCATCTCCAATAAAGGCGACCTTCCATCAGGTACAACCTACAAGTGGAAAGATGAGCCAGACACGACAACGCCAGGTGACAAACCAGCCACAGTAGTCGTGACTTACCCAGACGGTTCTAAGGATGAAGTCCCAGTAACAGTTAAAGTGACGGATCCTAACAAGGATACTGATGGCGACGGTGTTACTGATGAGGATGAGAAGAAAGATGGTACTGATCCTAAGAACCCAGACACTGACGGCGATGGCGTCAAAGACGGTGACGAGAAGAAAGACGGCACTGATCCTAAGAACCCAGACACCGATGGTGATGGTGTCAACGACGGTGACGAGAAGAAAGATGGCACCGATCCTAAGAACCCAGACACCGACGGCGATGGCGTCAAAGACGGTGATGAGAAGAAAGATGGCACCGATCCTAAGAACCCAGACACCGATGGAGATGGCGTCAACGACGGTGACGAGAAGAAAGACGGCACTGATCCATTAAATCCAGACACTGACGGCGATGGCGTTAAGGATGGAGATGAGAAGACCGACGGCACCGATCCTAAGAACCCCGATACCGACGGCGATGGCGTTAAGGATGGAGATGAGAAGACCGACGGTACCGATCCTAAGAACCCAGATACCGATGGAGACGGTGTCAACGACGGTGACGAGAAGAAAGATGGCACCGATCCTAAGAACCCGGACACCGACGGTGGTGGTGTGAACGATGGTGACGAGAAGAAAAATGGTACTAACCCACTTGACCCATCAGACGACAAGAAAACCCCAGAAGATCCTAAGAAGGATACTGATGGCGACGGTGTTACTGATGAGGACGAGAAGAAAGACGGCACTGATCCTAAGAACCCAGACACCGATGGTGATGGTGTCAACGACGGTGACGAGAAGAAAGACGGCACTGATCCTAAGAACCCAGACACCGATGGTGATGGCGTCAAAGACGGTGACGAGAAGAAAGATGGTACCGATCCTAAGAACCCAGACACCGACGGCGACGGCGTTAAAGACGGTGACGAGAAGAAAGACGGCACCGATCCTAAGAACCCCGATACCGACAGCGATGGCGTCAAAGATGGTGACGAGAAGAAAGACGGCACCGATCCTAAGAACCCAGACACCGACGGCGACGGCGTTAAAGACGGTGACGAGAAGAAAGACGGCACCGATCCTAAGAACCCAGATACCGACGGCGATGGCGTCAAAGATGGTGACGAGAAGAAAGACGGCACCGATCCTAAGAACCCAGACACCGACGGTGATGGCGTCAAAGACGGTGACGAGAAGAAAGATGGTACTGATCCTAAGAACCCAGACACCGACGGCGATGGTGTCAACGACGGTGACGAGAAGAAAGATGGCACCGATCCTAAGAACCCAGACACCGATGGTGGTGGCGTGAACGATGGTGACGAGAAGAAAAATGGTACTAACCCACTTGACCCATCAGACGACAAGAAAACCCCAGAAGATCCTAAGAAGGATACTGATGGCGGTGCGAAAGATAGTGGAACAAATTCAAATTCTTCCGTTAAAACTCCAACTTCTGGTGCGACTAAGCTTGGTCAACCATCTTCAGTAGGAACAAATAAACAGTTGCCAAATACAGGCGATGCCTCTAATCAAGAAATTGCTTTTGTTGTAGCAGCTCTCTTAGGCGGCACAGCTCTCGCTATGAGAAAACGTAAAGAAGAGGAATAG
- a CDS encoding recombinase family protein: MKYGYARISSYSQKLDRQIKALTDVGCDMVITDKESGKNFDRKGYKRLMRRLNKGDELYIKSIDRLGRNYEEIIEQWRMITVIREVDVIVLDFPLLNTKEQVNGLTGRFLSELILQILSYVAQIERENIKQRQKEGIQIAKEKGVQFGRQSFEISAEAKAIIERYIAGEISSLRKCSQMIGVSHVTVAKWVKQLTQDEM; this comes from the coding sequence ATGAAATACGGTTATGCACGCATATCATCCTACAGTCAAAAACTCGATAGACAAATCAAGGCTTTAACAGATGTTGGTTGTGATATGGTGATAACAGATAAAGAGTCGGGGAAGAACTTTGATCGAAAAGGTTATAAGAGATTAATGAGGAGGTTGAACAAGGGAGATGAACTCTACATTAAGTCTATTGACCGATTAGGTCGAAACTATGAGGAAATCATTGAACAATGGCGGATGATTACGGTCATAAGAGAAGTTGATGTCATTGTCTTAGACTTTCCCCTGCTCAACACGAAGGAACAAGTTAACGGCTTAACGGGGCGTTTTTTATCTGAACTAATTCTCCAAATCCTCAGTTATGTAGCTCAAATAGAGCGAGAAAACATCAAGCAACGTCAAAAAGAGGGGATTCAGATTGCCAAGGAAAAAGGTGTCCAGTTTGGTCGCCAAAGTTTTGAAATCTCAGCAGAGGCAAAAGCAATAATAGAGCGGTATATTGCAGGTGAGATTAGCTCCTTGAGAAAATGTTCACAGATGATCGGAGTGAGTCATGTAACTGTTGCAAAATGGGTAAAACAGCTAACCCAAGATGAAATGTAA
- a CDS encoding C69 family dipeptidase, whose protein sequence is MKKTFVRIATFLMLVCLFPAQLVQACSGFIIGKGLTTDGSILYGRTEDYPYPPDNGAHNKNYIVVPAATYAEGDMLVDETFGFTAPHLANEFKYTSTPDAARGDGSNGNYGAHGFNEKGVSMTATVTAIPNAKVLAVDPLVEAGGLGEPILIDYVLPRVTSAREGVELIAKTIDEKGSAEGNIVIIADKNEVWYMEILSGHQYVAIKFPEDKYAIFANTYYLGHVDFTDTENVIASAKVEEVAKQADNYVTVDGQFHIAKSYDPATYAEADRSRVYAGIKLMDPASPVTYEDAVYDLLRQPTDPSRRFSLQDTFALQRNRFEHLPEFRPDDEAGKVKQGDNGANDQAADATYKYALGNENVIDAHVYQINSSLPSAFGGTVWLGLAQTRNTPYVPFYGIVTDTYEAFKNRSASYDTNSWYWTVQNIDKMAISHPELFGTSIQEKWIALEKEWIAAQAALDAQYAGLSEDAAVALAPTVTEETLARSAEIFAQLKAVEAEMMAKIEAATSPSSSSTDSSSGTETSTSTEPSSSGTEPSTSTEPSTSTEPSSSGTETSTSTSQSTSASDTGGATDTSSSSGTVMSSDKKVTPTNKKGKSSLPSTGEQVSLLLVALGVAGILTAIFLHRKKSSKE, encoded by the coding sequence ATGAAAAAGACTTTTGTTCGTATAGCCACATTTCTAATGTTGGTTTGCCTATTCCCTGCTCAACTTGTTCAAGCCTGTTCAGGCTTTATCATTGGGAAAGGGTTGACAACGGATGGTTCTATCCTTTATGGTAGAACGGAAGATTATCCCTATCCACCAGATAATGGAGCGCACAATAAAAATTATATTGTGGTTCCAGCAGCAACCTATGCTGAGGGAGATATGTTGGTGGATGAAACATTTGGTTTTACAGCACCACACTTGGCAAATGAGTTCAAGTACACCTCTACGCCTGATGCGGCGCGTGGGGATGGTTCAAATGGTAATTATGGGGCGCACGGTTTTAACGAAAAAGGCGTATCCATGACTGCTACTGTAACAGCTATTCCAAATGCTAAAGTCTTGGCAGTTGATCCTCTAGTTGAAGCTGGAGGGCTGGGAGAACCAATTTTGATTGATTATGTTCTTCCTAGGGTCACTAGTGCGCGTGAAGGTGTTGAGCTGATTGCAAAGACAATCGATGAAAAAGGCTCAGCAGAAGGGAATATTGTTATTATTGCTGACAAAAATGAAGTTTGGTACATGGAAATTTTGTCAGGACACCAATACGTAGCCATCAAGTTCCCTGAAGACAAGTATGCAATTTTTGCAAATACTTACTATCTAGGTCATGTTGATTTTACCGATACAGAAAATGTGATTGCTTCTGCAAAGGTTGAAGAAGTAGCCAAACAAGCGGATAATTATGTGACAGTCGATGGACAGTTCCATATCGCTAAATCATACGATCCTGCAACTTATGCTGAAGCAGACCGTTCCCGTGTGTATGCAGGTATTAAATTGATGGATCCAGCATCGCCTGTAACCTATGAAGATGCTGTGTATGATTTGCTACGTCAGCCAACAGATCCAAGTCGTCGCTTTAGTTTACAAGATACCTTTGCCTTACAACGTAACCGTTTTGAACATCTTCCAGAATTTCGTCCAGACGATGAAGCAGGTAAGGTAAAACAAGGGGATAATGGTGCGAATGACCAAGCGGCAGATGCGACTTATAAATACGCTCTTGGTAATGAAAACGTCATCGATGCCCATGTTTATCAGATCAATAGTAGCTTACCATCAGCCTTCGGTGGCACAGTATGGTTGGGCTTGGCTCAGACAAGGAATACACCGTATGTTCCATTTTATGGTATTGTGACTGATACTTATGAAGCCTTTAAAAATCGCTCAGCTTCTTATGACACGAATTCATGGTACTGGACGGTACAAAATATTGATAAGATGGCCATCTCACACCCAGAGTTATTTGGTACATCGATTCAAGAAAAATGGATTGCCCTTGAAAAAGAATGGATTGCTGCACAGGCAGCTCTTGATGCTCAATATGCTGGACTTTCAGAAGATGCAGCTGTAGCCCTGGCTCCAACTGTAACAGAGGAAACCTTGGCTCGTTCAGCAGAGATTTTTGCCCAACTAAAAGCTGTTGAAGCTGAAATGATGGCAAAAATTGAAGCAGCAACAAGTCCGTCATCCAGCAGCACCGACTCATCAAGTGGTACTGAAACATCCACTAGTACCGAACCATCATCAAGTGGTACTGAACCATCCACTAGTACCGAACCATCGACCAGCACAGAGCCATCATCAAGTGGTACCGAAACTTCAACCAGTACAAGTCAGTCTACAAGTGCTTCTGACACAGGAGGAGCTACGGATACTTCCTCATCAAGCGGAACAGTAATGTCTTCTGATAAGAAAGTAACACCTACTAATAAAAAAGGTAAATCAAGTCTTCCTAGTACAGGTGAGCAAGTCAGCCTCCTGTTGGTGGCGCTAGGTGTTGCAGGAATTTTAACAGCAATTTTTCTTCATCGAAAAAAATCCAGTAAAGAATAG
- the tehB gene encoding SAM-dependent methyltransferase TehB, whose translation MTVLVPYKRMPIWNQDTVPQHFLTKHNTKVGTWAKIKVLKGQLKFEPISDDNEILGEYVYGPIDDIPFVEPQAWHRVTLLTEDTEFFLEFFCQPEDYFAKKYDYTRTHSEVLEALKIIEPCKVLDLGCGHGRNSLYLAQQGFEVMAVDKHVPSIRTLLQVKEAEDLDLQAGTYDINSASLEQDYDWIISTVVFMFLERDRVPAIIRNMQEQTRPGGYNLIVAAMDTEDAPCPMNFSFTFGAGELKEYYRDWELVKYNEDFGQLHKRDENGNFLKMRFATMLARKNV comes from the coding sequence ATGACGGTTTTAGTTCCTTACAAACGCATGCCCATTTGGAATCAGGATACGGTTCCTCAGCATTTTTTGACCAAGCACAATACCAAGGTGGGTACTTGGGCCAAAATCAAGGTTTTAAAGGGCCAGCTCAAGTTTGAGCCCATTTCAGATGATAATGAGATTTTGGGAGAATATGTTTATGGTCCGATAGATGATATTCCTTTTGTGGAGCCACAGGCTTGGCATCGGGTGACCCTGTTGACAGAGGATACGGAGTTTTTCTTGGAATTTTTCTGTCAGCCGGAGGATTATTTTGCTAAAAAATATGACTATACACGGACACATTCAGAAGTCTTGGAGGCTTTGAAAATCATCGAGCCCTGCAAGGTTTTGGATTTGGGATGTGGACATGGTAGGAACAGTCTTTATTTGGCCCAGCAGGGTTTTGAGGTGATGGCGGTTGACAAGCACGTGCCGAGTATTCGGACCCTCTTGCAGGTCAAGGAAGCGGAGGATTTGGACTTGCAAGCTGGGACCTATGACATCAATTCAGCTAGTCTGGAGCAGGATTACGATTGGATTATCTCAACAGTGGTCTTTATGTTCTTGGAGCGGGATCGGGTGCCAGCCATTATCCGCAATATGCAGGAGCAGACACGACCTGGTGGCTATAACTTGATTGTGGCGGCTATGGATACGGAAGATGCGCCCTGTCCTATGAATTTCTCCTTTACTTTTGGAGCAGGTGAGTTGAAGGAATACTACCGTGACTGGGAACTGGTTAAATACAATGAAGATTTTGGTCAACTCCATAAACGGGATGAAAATGGCAATTTCCTTAAGATGCGGTTTGCGACCATGTTAGCTAGAAAAAATGTGTAA